The Phaseolus vulgaris cultivar G19833 chromosome 10, P. vulgaris v2.0, whole genome shotgun sequence DNA window tttgagaaaaaaagggaaaacttatgttatttgaatttagagtgaaatttttttatgaaagtttgtaagtgataaaaagaattaaataatgaaattgtaagattaaaattttatttttatgattaaaactaatttaaaataaaatataattacttaTTTGTATATAGAATTCTAAATCCTTAAATATTATTCTCACTATAGTATGTAaattcaatagaaaaaaatacgAAATATCTTATATTATCAATAGATgcaaaattattgaaaaaaaaatcaaacatagAATGATTATGacacattaattaattatacaaGCTTAAAGCATTATTTTGGTACTATTTGTgaactcaaataaaaaaaactatgaatTATCAAATACTTTCTTTCAATAGAtctaaaaatgtaaaaaaaaaagtttcataaaataaaattgaaattaaaaaaagtataaagtATGTATATATGACATATGTGGCAtatatgataaaagaaaagaaaatattagttagttttgaaatttgaaatttgaaaaggtagttttgaaatttgaaaattttgtttttatattttaggcATTGATGGATTTTGATAATTGTTTTTAAGAGAAAGAAATTGGTCATCCTTCAACAAAGTACGTGAGATGTTTTCTTCTCCATCAGAAAATCTCATAAAACTGAGAAAAGGAGTTAAGAAGGAAAAAACCAGTTTTGTGATCATCTATTATCAACCTATTGAAGAACAAATATCAATGGATCAAAGTACACATATTAAATTTAGATTGTGAATATCATATAATTCTAAgatcaaacaaacaaagaaaaacCGTAGCCTCTTATGGTGTTTTCATTACGACAGTCGTAATCTCGAGACCCAGGAGGTCCTTCAAACCTCATAATGAGCAACCTCATAATCAACAACATCAACATCATAATCAATTGGGAGATGAACAATCGTATTATTCTTCAGAGACAGGTTCACCAGCTTCAAAGTCTTCGATTATCTCAAAATACTCTACGCTAGTtttctttatgttttttatttgaaatctcACATCAGAAGTAACCATGTATTCGTTCACTATCCTGCTTCTGATATCATTCTTGCAATCTTTTTCGCTTGCGTGCTTCAAATTGTGCGAAGCGACGATGTTCCGAATTTGGTCTTTCCACCAACGACAATTCCTCACTCCCTTCAGTTTCACCAGTACCACTTCTGGTAGTGTCACCTGCCACAACGAAGCAGATGATAGTTGCTACGCTGGTCATGATGATAGTGACAATGCAGGTGTCGGTTCCCTTCTAAAAggtataaatttgaatttaattttaatctaattttttgaattatattttaaaattacttttttgtttgagtttatatttgaaagatttttttttaaataactttcttccaaattaaaaaaatatatatgtagaATTATgtatatctatacctatatatacaAAGGGATTCccttctttaactttcttattttttttcctattttatccttatatcaatatttgattttatttctttattatggACATTTGCTTCATTtcctattttttcaaaattttaaagtattaaatttaaaaaatttaaaattttcaaatttcaaaccCTAAAGCCTTTTCGAAAAACTTCAAATTTagagaaattttaaaatttaaaattttaaaattttcaaacatttttgaaattttcaaacattttgaaattttcaaaagttttaaattttcaaaaaaatttaaatttttcaaatttttaaattttcaattttttaaagtgttcaaaaattttaaatatccaaaaaatttaaatttttaaattttcctaatttttaaatatattaggtaaaaaattggaaataatttttttatttgaaatattttatgaaaaatgtatgtaagaatagttttcaaattgatttaagaagTAGACTTTAATCTCTATTGGATCGGAATTTCCTCACTACGTATAAACTCACACACTCTACCTCCCACTCTCTTTTTTGTACCTACTTcccattttcttttctctttccttttctttttcatgtaaaagcatattttcattttcatttctctttctctttctatgTTTTGATTAATCTTTGTAGAACCTAATTTGACTTTTGTCttataaaattgtaattgaagtttTTGACTAAATAAAGGAGAAAAACTTAACAAAAGGAGTTGCGGGCACCATCACAATAATCAATAATCCTCTTTACGTGCATTTCAATTTGTGAAACACTAATTTAACttccttaatttttttcttttttatccttatatcaatatttgattttattttattattatggacATTGACATCATTtcctatttttttcaaaaattttaaattttcaaatttcaaaccTTTTCGAAAAACttcaaatttagaaaaattttaaactttaaatttttcaaaattttaaaaatttaaaaattttcaaacttttaaattttcaaatttttaaacttttcaaaaaatttaaaaattttcaaattttcacgcttttaaattttcaagtttttaaattgttcaaaaattttaaattatcaaaaaacattaaattttcaaaaaatttaaatatattaggtaaaaaattggaaataaaaaattttatttgaattttttttatgaaaaatgtatgtaagaataattttcaaattgatttaagaagCAAACTTTAATCCCCTTTAATCCTATTGGATATGAATATCCTTAGTACGCATAAACTCACGTACCCACCCTACTTCTCACTTACTTTTCTGTACCctacttttcattttcttttctctttccttttctttttcatgtaaaagcatattttcattttcatttctctttctctttctatgTTTTGATTAATCTTTGTGGAACCCTAATTTGACCTTTGTCttatgaaattataattaaagtttttgaCTAAATGGAGGGGAAAAACTCAACAAAAGGAGTTGCGGGCACTATCACAACAATCGGTATTTCTCTTTATGTGTATTTCAATTTGTGaatttttcttatgaaattgTGATTGAAACATGTGACTAAAGGTATAAGAAGGACTCAACAAGAGGAGGCAGAGGGTAAGTGATGAAAGTCCTTGATTATAAGACGTTTTCTAGAAACaattttatggatttaaataaaatcatatagaACTGTGACTAAAATATATTCTCACTTCCTCATGTTTTACGGAAAAGTTACTTCCAAACTAATTTACTTATTCACAATCTTCAAACAGGGAGAAACACGGTTAGAACGTAGAAAGAGGAAGACACTAAACCCCAAGGCACTATTTCCTGTTTGTGTTCCTATCATTGTCGTGCTTACCCCCCAAGCGCAAGGTTCAAATGCGAAGGAACATTGTTAAGAGAATTTGGATCTGGTGCATGTTGCATCCTTGAAAAAAAGTTGCATGTGCTTCTACATCCACTGGAGAGTGTAGGGAAAAGTTCGTAGTTTTGTTtgtgaatagaaaaaaaaatggtttgttttgggatttgattgaGAGAGTTAAGAataagggggggggggggggggttgatGGAGGATATGAAGGGGAAATAGTTGACAATGGTGGTAAATGATAGAAACAATTTGAGTAAGTCTCTTTGCGGGTCCAAGGCAAACAAAAGATAAGTgtatttcattatattttcttcttttgtatataatatttttcatgattaatGTTGATTAAATCAAGGATGAATTTTTGGTTTATTGTTTAATGGTGTCATATGTTttgtaatgataaaaataaaaaatatggatacaTAGGCGCGAGAGCGCTTGTTTTCCGCTAGTATATTGTAAGACTAATAAGATTAATGATGAGATAGTTTTTTTTAACAGTAATGAGACTAATGATGAGATaggtttatattattgttttcagttaaacttttatatttaatttaaaattttggtaaccTTTTAACTATcacaattaaattattttaaacatgatCTGATCCAATCTAAAATCTAATATCTTTTTGTATTGAAAAGGTGTGTATGGAATAAGAATGCAGGAGAGTTGAgggtaaaaaaatgttaaaacttTGAAcctgtatatattttttttgtcagcaaagatttaattaaattaaattgggaacacttcaggggtgtcccaacccttatacaaaaactaAAAAGTTGTATAGCTATTTTAACTCCCAGACTTAACAATACAAGCCTAGGCTTCCCGAAAGAGAACAAACTCTTCAAGAATCAATGCAAACTCCCCTCAAACATATGCCCTCAAATCACCCTTCAAGATGAATACAATTGCCCAACATTGCATAAAATGCACGCCTTCTTCCTATGCCATCCATCTTTAAATTCTCATGAAAAAGGGATATTTTATACCCCAACTATGAAGCTTTTATGCAGATTTCAAGGCTCACTACTCATAGCCAAAAAGCTACTTAAGAAGTTTGTCACTGGGCTATATCACCAAACTCAAAACAGCACACAAAAAATCAGCAACCTATTATAAGCATCTTAAATTGGCTACTACAAAGCACATTGAAAGTAGAACGCTTCTAGTAGTCCAAACCCTCCTCAGGAATCAACATTTTGCCACATATACGAATAACCTTTGTGATTCTACATCagtaacaaaattattattctttGAACTTCTACTTAAATCTGCATCCAGTTTTATCTGCATAAACAAATCCACAAACATCCCACTAATTGAAGGCACTCTTTTACGCTGGATGCAAAAGTCTTTCAACCTCCTTCCACGATCTTTGTTCACTTCGAGCTTCTTTTACAGGATAGATTCCCTGCTCCCCACCATCTTAACCTGCACCAAGAAAACAACCTTCCCCACCAATCAAACTAATTCAAAGAGACAAAACAACCTATACCCTTGACCTTGAGTAACTGATGCCAATTTATTGCAACATCCAACCTTACTTACAGCATGTATAGAAGATTGTAATGACTCTTTTAAATTACTTTCATTAGATTATGAAAAAATGCTTACATACTTATGCACTTACCTTGTTACCATACTAACACAGGTTATAGGTGACAAAATCCAATCAGAAAAGGAGAATAtaattttcttctctttatgTTTCATCCGTACCCATGATTGTACTTGTGCCATTATAAAGATTTCCTCTGCATCTACCTTTGCTTGGTTAAAAATGACCCTGTTTCTGTGCTTCCATATACTCCATACTACTGAGACCCAAAGACTTTTCCATAACCTATTACCTTCCTTATTAAAGCAAATGCAAGAAAATTGTTCGAAATGATAATTCAACTCATTATGGTTCACCGAACTAATTCCCATCATGCTAAAACACATATTTCACACTTTACTTGATTCCCTATATAAAAGGAGGATATGTGTCGTTGTCTCCTTTTCCCTCACATAAAGTATCCCCTAATGTCACTCCCCTTTTATGCAGGTTCTGCTTTGTCGCTATCCTATTCAAGAGAGCCCTCCACACATAGAATAGGGCCGAGGGCATAGCCTTCAGATTCCAAAGAGACCCGAACACTGataccccccccccccccgacCTGTGATTTACTAACTTATTGTAAGCAGATTTTACTGAGAAAATGTATGATGGAGGGTCGTTCCATAACCTTGAATCCTCTTTACCTTGTTGTAATGTCACCTGTGATATTATAGACATGAAATCCTCTACCATAGTCTTTTCCCATTCGAACCATTCTCTTCTCCAACTTAATTTCCACTCCCACCCATCTACATTCCAACTACCACAACTTCCTATAGGCTTGTCTTTCAACTCAGAGTTATTGTACAATCTTTCGTATCTTCCTTTGAGTTGACCATTAGCTAACTATTCGTCTTCCCAAAATTTGATCTTCTCCCCTGATCCTACTTCCCAAGTCATATTCTGAttgaacaagttgtcgccttgGTCAGAGAGACTTACTTTGAGTAAATCATTCCACCATCTAGATGTATACCTATTTCTTTTCGGTGCAATTCAATTCAACAGCCCCCACGCTCCATACTTTGATTccaagagaggtgagtcacaagcggacaaacttaaaaaccaagtctttcctagccagagtctTTCCTGAATTGCTttcagttaaaaaaaaaatcaaagagtagcaactgaagtgtctaacctaaatgcaaaaaaaaaaaaaaaaaaacctaatgcaaatgctacacttaatgcttaaaaaaatagttagagaaaaaaaattatgttaaaataaataaataaataaataaaatatagaaaataaaaacagtaaacaaaaacaaaaatagaaagaaataaagattacaaaacaaaataaaaaaaataactaaaaacataaaagatataaaaatataggcaaaataagataaagataaaagatataaaggaataaaataaaaacaaataaaaacaaaaaataaagataaaagatatatgacataaaataaaatcaaaacaaaataaagataaaagatataaagaaagaaaataaaacaaatcaaaacaaaataaagataaaaatataaataaagaaaataaaaacaaatcaaaataaaataaaataacaaatatcctaaatattagattttttattttttttattttttttattttatttttcgttttttgtattgctataataaataaataaaaactaaaaggaagaaaataaaggttaaatatgcagaaaaaaaattgggaaaaaaaattatgcagataagaaagaaaaacctgataaccaaaatcaaattgaattccccggcaacggcgccaaatttgatagctgtcgttttgctgtcaaattaatatgattctagcgtagacttgtctaacactagagagatgatagtataattgtggacaaatgtccccaagtcgtctcccaacgaatccaatagtaaaatcagttgatcagggtttaaaatctatctacagacaataaaagttagcaataacaataaagataaaaagggggtttgagatagttgtgcagaaaatataaaaaaaattaaaataacaaataaaaagcggttgatcccaagttcttccaccattgaattcttcacaggttctctaaagattaatcttttctcaatcctccaacagagctaaaccagattgaacatgcgctgatctgattcaactgaaactcaccagtaaagcatgcgtctactggtttaatcaatacccactttgttccatgcgtatactccatgggaatgcttgcctcctctcccttgaatcatgcgcccaagaaattaattagaacaatgcgaactaactaagaaaccaaagttcaagataaggaagactctcaatcatgcgttcaagtacaacctctcacaaaaaccagttttccaggagattagacaataaaaaaaactgctatagagaattaaaaatcgaaacttttattgaacaaaacctcagaactcaatggggaattacaaaagaatcaaccaaaaaggtttagccttccatgcggaggcaaaacaaaagaattactaagaagaaaataaactaagaaaaccctatgaagctctctcttttctccttgatgcttgtgtccttttataggcttttctgctccaaggatcttgagagaatattgtggtttatattttgttaaccgtttccaagtttctatcttttcataattcttgtattttgcagaagatttgcttccaattctgtttttgagatattgtagattttattttctctttcttctcctcctcagaatttgtttcctttttttggttcaagaagcaacttggacttttgcatatttggcccattcacaaaggtagatgcttcctctggataatttactctaaaaagacaaaattaacaataataatagttaaggcccaaataaacccaattataagaatattaattaaaacaatggatttatttattattatagtccaataatctatgaataaggctagtgagtgtgaataaatatatgctcatcataAACACAACATTCTGACACCTTCCTTTCTAATCGTTTCCTTAATATATCTCCACTTTACAGGGCTCCCAAACCCTCTCACATTTAAAGAAAGAATTCTCATTGGTAACCCAAATCCTCCCCCACTTCCCTTTTGGATTTCAAAATTCTGTCCCTTTTTTCTAATTCATCTAGGCTTACCATAACTTTTCCTTCTTCCCCGCATGTAGCCCCTAACTGTTTACCCAATTCCCATACTCTAATCGTTTCTAAACTACCATGTTTTAACCAGAATAAGCGGTTACAGTTATTAATGGCCAAATCAGAAACAAAATTGCTAATTTGAGATAGAACTAACCTTATGTTCTTGCGTTCTTCCCTCTTACAATCTTTGCTTGATTCACCCACCCAAAACACTCTTCTTTCCATTGTAGCGGATGAATTAGTAGTCGTTGAAATGTTAATCTGCTTTTTTTGTTTATCTGCTTCGTCCCCAAACAGTTGAGACccctttttcctttgcttgCCGAACGGAATATATGTATCTTTGATTCTGCTTGATCTCGAAACGGATTGAAATTGGCACTCCTTTTGTTTGTTCTTCGATACTTCGAAAGCTTGTTGTGTATGTGATTCGAAAGCCTCCCCATCTTGTGACACTCCTAAAGAGTCTTCCACCCTTGATATTGACGTCAATGAATCGTGCTCCCCCCTCATCCTCTTTCGCCGACGTGACTGCTTGATAGGTTGGGATTTCCGCACCTCTCGCTGCGATAATCTTTGTACATGGTGGTTTCCTCCCTATCTCCTCCATAGCTTCGACTGAAAAGGATCGAGGTGCAGCGACTGCACCATTTCTTATTTCTGCGTTTTGTACGTTAGCTTTGTCGTTCCCAGATCGTCCTCCCTGTTCAGTTTCGTCAAGATCGTGTGACTTTTCTGAGGTAAACGGGCTTCTAGGTGGCCCATTCCATAACATCTCCAACCCACCATCATCTGGGCCAGGTTTCGAAAAAGCCTCTAAGTGATTTTTACCTTCACACCTCCCTTCCTTCGTCACACCTTGGGCCATTTGTGAAGGCCCATACCTTTTTCCCATTTCAGCTCTGAATGATCCGTTGGGGTTCTAGAccctaggttttcctttccTATGTTTGTACTGAAAATAGGTGCAGAGAAAGGGCCTATGGGTCTAGCCACAGTAGACTCACAACAGTGTAACGGTGCAATAGGTTCTAATCTCCGGTAGCCTTGTGTCGACGGTGGCTGAGCGATTCCCAATTCCGACGTCGATTTCTCCTCGACCTTCTTTCTACCTTCTTCGAAATCCTTACTCCTCAATCACACTGATTCGTTAGAACGTATTGAGTCAGCCTCTGTTTCCATACCTTCAGATTCTTCGCTCCAATGGCATTAACAAAGTTTAAAATCTGGGGTTGTGCATTCTTCCTCCACTGATACCTGGTACAACACTTCATTGATTTTCATATAACTGGTAATCTTCGCCTCGCAACCCACTGACACTCTAATTTTGAACCTCGCATACTCGAGCTCTTCTAAATCCAAAGTTGCCTCGTCAACCTCAACAAGGGTACCCATTAACGCTGCAATGTGCTTGAAACAATCTGTATTCCATAACTTCAAAGGTAGGCCCCTGCATCTTACCCATACCAATTTGTCTACCGTGACGAATTGTTCTTCCCATGGAATAATAGTTTCAAACATTTCTTCAAACCATTCTTTATTCTCCTCTATGGCTTCTTTAATCTTTAGTTCATTTTCCCCCTTCAGTAATACATGGAAGCCCCCCAGAAATTTTACCTTTATGTAACCAAGACCTCCCAAAATGAAGCTTTCATTCAAGCTTGAAACCTTGTTCAAATCCGCTACTCTCCCTATATAGCATTTATTTAATCATTCTTTGTGAGTTTCCTCTGCTCTAAAGTGAATAGCATGCAAAGTTTCCCTGTGTTTGCGATTGTGTTCTTTTCCTGTAACCATTCTTGACAGTGTTTGCATACGTGTTTGTTCCTTTTGCTCTCCACTCTTTTTTAACCTCTTTCTCTGACTCTAATGATTTCTCCTTCAGTTTAACATTCCACTCCTTTTTTGTTTCTGCTGCCCTGTTGTATTTTGGTCTATTAACATTCAATTTCCAGCTCTCAATCCATATTGTGTTCAGATGAAATTCCAGCTCCCTAATATTCTGAACTCCCTGAAATCTAACAAAACCAAACCTTTGCTTCTTAATGTTTAATCTATTGGATATGAAAACGTCGCTCACCCTTCCCCATCTTCAGAAAATTTTCCACAAATATGTTTCTTTGAGATCAAAGGGAagttagagaagaagaaaggtGTTCCTCCCTGGTTTATCTTTGCCAACAATGATCGTTTCTGTTCTCGTGAGTGATGTTGATCACACACTTTGTTGCTATTGCTTTGAACCCGTATATGATATATCGAACTTAAATTGTCAATTTATTCATAATACATAGCAGAAAAAGGGCAAGGAAAAATCCTAGTTGAGGTTGATCAAGGTTGCAAATATTAATCCTCAGCTCGTGTTAGTTTTCTTTTGTTCTGTCACTAGTATTTTGTGCAAATCTATACTAATATACAAAGATAATAGATATTTTTGTGTACATATTTTATGCAACTTTGTCCTTATTCTcacaatattttaatatctcTTTTACGAAAACTTTTGTGTGAattgctatttttattttcataacttaaaaaaaaaatgcaaacacACATGGTATGTTCTCACTAGTTCTCAAGATATGCCACAATATGAGGACTACGTTTAAGTGGCGACATCAACCGTAATTTATGAAGCAACCAAATAAAGATaaacataaaacaatttttttttcctagaTTCGATGGTTATGTTCACTTTGAACCTTTAAGTCACCTCTGCCACTGATCACAAACCCAACAATGGCCTTTTCGGCCATGTTTTCTCCCACTCTCAACCTTGCCATTTCTTCCACCACATACTgctgtaaaagaaaaatatcaacCACACGAAGTGTTACAGTGAGAGCTAGCTCCACAGAGAAGGGTGAATCCGAGGACAAAGATGCCTCAACATTCAACCCTTTTGGGTTTGTCACTGACAACCCTTCAAGCCGCAGTGCTATTCAATTGCCTCAGAGCCTTGCTGAGGATGGCAACGTTGGCCAAATGCTTTGTGTACCAAACTTTCTTTTCTCCTTCTACTTCCTTTGATTTTTGATAATATTGAAGACTTTATGTTGTTTATGCATGGCATGATGCTTCTTCAACTATTAATCTTTGATTGAATAGTGATGATAGTTTTCATTGAGTGTGAATGTAGTAATAGTTTTTGTGTTGCTAGAGGATAGAAGACAAGGGCAAGGAATACGGGTCATACCTTAAATCTGGCAAGTTAAGATGGTCTGTCAGAGAAACTGGTATTGTTTATTTCTTAGCTGAGGAATTGGTTtctaattttcatttttcaagtTTAAGAAATGTATGGAGAATGCACCCTTTTGGATTTTTTTCCTTGTCTTATTATTGCAGGGTCAGCAAGTAGCAGAAGAGGAACAATTGTCTTCCTTCATGGTGCCCCTACGCAATCTTATAGCTACCGTGTTCCTATGTCTCAGGTTATCATGCTATCTGTGATGATATACTTCTATTTGGTATACAAAACGGCTTTCAAAGTAAAGAAATTTTTACTTTGAAATAGATATT harbors:
- the LOC137818957 gene encoding uncharacterized protein, with amino-acid sequence MAFSAMFSPTLNLAISSTTYCCKRKISTTRSVTVRASSTEKGESEDKDASTFNPFGFVTDNPSSRSAIQLPQSLAEDGNVGQMLCRIEDKGKEYGSYLKSGKLRWSVRETGSASSRRGTIVFLHGAPTQSYSYRVPMSQVIMLSVMIYFYLVYKTAFKVKKFLL